A segment of the Daphnia pulex isolate KAP4 chromosome 10, ASM2113471v1 genome:
ttttgtcttttggtCTGCTGTGTGCTTTTCGTGCCGCCATTAACAGCATTGTCAGATAAATGTTGCAtaatttttgaacattttttaaaattcgaaatcgccaaagatttttgaaatacTGCTCTGCCTCGATGAAATACTTCCCTTGTCTTGATTGATTAAACAgcatttaataaatttggtgCACGAGGGGCACCTTGAATAGATGAACCGTGGGCGACGTATGAAGTGGCAACCAATTTGCCGTTTGGGTTGATGTAACTCCACGAGCCGACCATGTTACCGTAAGCGTCAACATAATTGACGGCAGACTGGCCAGGGTAGGCGTAACCGAAACTAGCCCTACCCAACTCGTCCTGGGCCTGCCACATTTGCGTGTTGACTGCTCCTTGTTGGGAAACGGGAGGATTGAAGGGTAGCATGGGATTTGACCCCGGGTAGCTGGAGTACTGACTCTGAGCCAGGGTGTTGGCCACAGCCAACAACACCAACCTGCAAACAATCtgacaattcaaaaaatgtcaacattaAGACGAGAATATGTGTATAAGaatattaattcaattgaattaaatggGTACTAGTAACTTGGGCCCGGTCGAGACCGGGGAACTTAGGTCTAGCTTAAATTTGAACTCATTtgcttttcacctttttttaaagaacgtAAGGGAACGTGAGTGTCGAACgtaaagaacaaaaacgaTGAATGCAACTTTCACTAATGAAATGATCAGCAATTTTCACTTGTGTTCCTAATTTCTATAGTAAACATAAAAGTAGTCCCGTTGACCACCTGCCCTGTTAATTTTTCTCGTGAAATCTGCCCCTGCCCAGTCAATAGATATTTTGGTCTTGCGTGGAggcttttcttcaaatataaTCTTTTTTGGCAACGTCCGTTTCTTCATAGGTAGTTGCCTTGTGATAGCAATTCGTATTACTTAACCATGTAATTTGATTGCGACTAATTAATTTCCTATGATTATTTCCCAGGTTGTTAAGCAAAATGGGTAAATTATAAGTATGGATCATTTACTGCTAAATTGATAAATTCTCATGGGCCGTTGCCCATCTGCCCGTGCCAATGTTATCGTAGAAATCTGCCCCTTCccagacaaaagaaatttttttcatgcgTAGTGACAGGCTCTTCTATTGTTGTGATTtcgataattattttttttctgcctgGTGCCTGCCGATTGTAAttcagttgatttttttttataagacAGATATGTCCGTTTACCATCTACCCGCCAATTTTTCTCGTTGAAAAATCTGCCCGTGCCAAGTCAACAGATTgtcattttctaatttctacctatatttttaaattttaagtcATTCCGTGGATAAATCGTCCAAAGTTATTTCGCCCGTGGGTTCCTATTCGTTATTCTACCCGCCAATAAGTACGTTTTcacgtgaaaaataataacattaatTGGTAACCTGTAAATAAGAGGGCACTTGATCTGAGAGGAAATctatggggggaggggggcggAAACAGTATTTTTCGAACAGAAATaccgatttgaatttggtgcTATTTGACATATCGATATTTGCCGCGTAGAAATCGATGCACGTACTGCGTTGTGAGTGTGAGCCAGTACCCACCCTTCTATTTGCAACGGCGCGGAAATTTACCCCAttgtctttcccccctttccccTTTGCAGCAACCCCCCCTATTTGACCATCAGCAAGGAGGGTGAAAACCTGCGGCGGTTTTCACCCCTCTTGATGGGTGACTGgactgaccaatcacagcgtgcTCTCATAGgcacatgaataagctcctcccaaaaaagcttgttcttttattatatatggactAGTAACTTTATGCCCGTCCAGGGCCGGTCTTTAGTTGGGCTAGTGTAAATTAGCCCGTTATGCAAATTCCCTTGCCCGTGCTGATTCCCCTCGCCCGTGGATCCCTTGCCCGCGAGCGATCGCCTTTGTTTGAGCTTTTAGGCGGTCTTTTGTTCAAGTCGCCGAGCGAGGTCAGTCGTAGCCCCGGGCGTAGTCGACCCTTTCGCAGGTAGTCGCCCGTggaccaatcacagcgtgcGCTCACACGGACttacaaacaaacagacagatacacaaacaaactccTCCCCCTTTCTCCCCATTCAGTTTTATAGACAAGGGATTTGTGGACCCCCTTTTATACTCAAACGCGTTGATTTCATGACCAAAAATTACATTTCGGTTTAGTTTTTTAAGGGTATATTACTGCAACCGCATCCAATTCGTTATGCAATCTATTTATACAGTCTACACCATGCGTAGATGCGAAAGGGTTGTAAATTTTTACCTGTCGTAAAATTGCCTTCTATTATTCAGTTTAACAAgtaaaatcatgaacaaaCTGAAAAGGGAAATTCCCTGAACAAGCTGGTTATGGACCACACTCGTGGTAGAATTTGTTATGTTGTAACACGGTGCAAAAGGAAAGCAAGGGTTTGTCTTACTTACCGCATCAGGTTGAAGTCGATAATATGCTGTCGacattgaatattttattagctgaaaaattttggttttattcagattttttttttgttgttgccatgTCTTTGCTtccagtttgtttgttttcttgtttttgttttttttcacataaaaCCTGAATTGAGTCGTTACCAAGTTAGTGCGGTGACTATAAATACGTGACGTACATCATGCGGCCATGATCTTGAAAGGAGAGATGGCGAAAAATCAACGTCAAAAGTCGCCTAGGgagatattttgtttgttcagaACCACGCCCTAACATCCCTTCATCTCAAGGGCGTAATTTGATAATATGCCAAATGTTTTTAGAGACAACCTTTggacaaattttatttttaaactgaGTATTCTTCAATTTGTTGATTACACCAATTAGGAAGCGCAACTTTAGTTTCTTGccaatcaaattgttttgtgtaacaaaatgaaaaatagatttgAAGCCATAACATATAGAAAATAATCAGGCACGACACAATCGAATCAAATTATCTTTTGTTATTGTCACGGATTCACCTTATCATCGATCCAGGTCCAGAATGACGTCAATCGGGTGTAAACACTCGGCTCATCCCTTCCAGAGCATCctgcaatatttttattacatagaGAGAACGCGCATCAGTTTTAATTAGttttaattaacaaaaaattcctTAAGAATAATCTCGTACCACTTGCGTGAATCAGAATGCCAAATTGAACCCAGGGGCAGTCTTGGGTGACTAAGAATTCTCGCAGGATCAACGGGCCGCCGTCGTAATTCTACAGATGACGCACCCCAACAAAGAATGATTCAATTTAGTCAAATATAACGAGTTGATAATCGTCCATCAAAGTATTTAGCTCTACCTGACAAAATTCTCGAGTTGCAATGGCGCACATCATGTGGTCGGCTAATTCATTTCTGCGCATGTGAGTTTCAGTACACCATTGGTTGCTGGCCATCTCAACGTTCGTTTGGCGGAGGACATCCgaatttctttctccttccttGGCGTTTCCCCATCCTAGAGTCAGCGCGTAGCCGGAAGAGTCGCCTCGGTGGCACGCTTTCGGCAGGCAGACGGTCGAAATTCTGTCCGTGAATTTGACGGGCGACTCGAGCGTCACAATGGCGATGTTGTTGACCTAAATTTCGAAATAACAGCAGTCAAATTGATGACAGTCAAATCTGATTGGTTTGTTTATCTACCTTTGTTTCTTGGTCATAATTTTCGTGAATAACCACCTGATTGATTCGCATCGTGAGTGTGGCATCGTCTGCCGTTTCGTTCAAAAAGTGCATGCCCAGTTTGACCAGCAATTTGTCAAACGCTGGAACCCTATTCGGATACAAAATGTTGGCTTATCAAATCCAAATGAGGGGCAGcagagttttatttttgacataCTTTTTATCGTTGATGACGCAATGGGCAGCGGTCAGGATTTTAGTGGCGCTAATCAACGATCCACCGCAGATCAACTTGTATCGCCGTGACGTCTCGTCGTATTTCAGCAACGCCACCTGAACGAAATCATCAAATTTAATAACGCTGACATGTTCTCAATTAATCAAGTCGAGTTCACTCACCATGAAAGGGTACTGATTCCGGCCCGTTTCGTCCATTGTTGGAAACGATGGGACTGACCctcccatttcatttttaatactAGTTCCAAAGTTCGTTGCATCAGGCCCAATTTCTTCATCAGCTTGTCTTTTCGAACGGACTGGAAAGTTTACGATGCAGTTGTCGTCGTCCGTTGGAGAGGAGGCAGCCTTAGCAGGATTGAGGCCGGTCACAACTGGTTCTACTGCCAAATCGGCCACAggagcggctgctgctggcaaaaCATTGGAGGAGACGCGGAAACCTCGTTCATCGGCGGTGTAGGAGACGTTGACCAATTTCCCTTCTGGGTTGACATAAGCCCAAGAACCGGCCATGTTACCAGCAGAATCACGAACGTTACTGGCAGCCTGGCCGGGGTAAGCATAGCCGAAACTGGCCTGGCCCTGCCCGTCCTGTGTAATCCACTGTCGACTGGGCAACGAAGGTGACGAAATATCGGGTAGACTGGCTGGATAATTAACATTTCTAGCTCGAGTGCAGGTCAGAGCcaataaaaccaaaatgcaTGTAATCTAAAGAGccacaaaattgaaaaatcagtTTAAGTTTAAGAGAATTAATTTACTTATTACAATTATACTCACAGTGCTCTTCATGGTGTCCAGTTCGTCAGTGCGAGTCTGGAGAAGTAATCGTCAGGTTGGGCTGTCATCTAACAATCTTATACCCATCAGCTGAAGGACAAAATGGTCATCAACGAAGTTtgtgtttcccccctttttatttttcattctgaCCACACCTAAAAACTTGTagaggaaagagaaatgaaggTTAAATCGAATTCAGCAACAAGTACAGGATAGCAAAGAAACCAGTTTAATAACTTTCCTATCAATAAGAATGGGATGTGCTATGGTGTACAACAACTCCATGCCAAAACAGGAAGCAAGAAATCCATTGAAATTCTTGGCAAAGTTCCACATTAAAGGCAGAAATTGTTAAGAAGACTATTACAAGTTTTTCTCCTGTTAGAATATCTTCACAACATGAGGAAATGGCGGGGACTTCTTTCATtcgaaatttttatctttaacAACCCGGTAAAACTATTTACGGCCACTATCATGACATAAACCAAGGATGTAATAGCCTCACGTCTCATGGCCTTTTTTTGCGAACGTTGTTGAAacagtaaaaatttaaaaaaaaaacaagactaAGAGAATGAGCAAATGTGATAACGGCATGATTAAAACCGGTCCAATTAATCGGTTATTACTCACATACCCAATGCACTTGCTGAAtaattgaacttgaaaaatctAAGACCACCACAAAAATGCAAGTAACATAAAATACATCCCAAAACTGGGACTGCTGACAATGACAGCCCCGATATGTGCAAGTtaaatttgtgtgttgttttagATGATGGCTGAAACCTCAAATCTCAATCTCAATGGAGGAAGAGGGATAAAATCAGCTTACGCTGTAGAAAAAGTAAATGGACAGTGCCATAAATGAATTAAACCACATGATGAGTGTTGGACAAGATCAAcgaccaagaaagaaaaatgaaattagctTACAATGCAGTCTGACGTATTTTATACTAACAAAAAAGTAGTAAATGGACCGTGCTAATTAAATCATACACCAAATCATGATGCACTCTATGATAATTGCTGGTCAGCAAGATTCCTCAAATACAGATAGGCCTACAGTTTAACCATATTGGATATGTTCCCACAAAGATACTTTTGTTcctgaaattaataaatatttaacttcTAATAAACTGTTTGTGATGTATCCTGTATTCTACACTTTGACACTTTGACACGATCAATGAGAGAatggtttatttttcgtgcaaCTGCATTAAGCCGAGCCATTATTATGGCCATTTTCACTTGTCGACACGAGCTCCAAAACGAGGAAGAGTCAGGTGAAGGCGGACATCTTGGATTTTACCCAGCTTTTATAAATTACGTTGCATTCAAGTTGCATTGCGTTTATTGCTGACAGAAACgcaaaatttcttaaattaccTTAA
Coding sequences within it:
- the LOC124204704 gene encoding chymotrypsin-like elastase family member 2A; this encodes MKSTITCILVLLALTCTRARNVNYPASLPDISSPSLPSRQWITQDGQGQASFGYAYPGQAASNVRDSAGNMAGSWAYVNPEGKLVNVSYTADERGFRVSSNVLPAAAAPVADLAVEPVVTGLNPAKAASSPTDDDNCIVNFPVRSKRQADEEIGPDATNFGTSIKNEMGGSVPSFPTMDETGRNQYPFMVALLKYDETSRRYKLICGGSLISATKILTAAHCVINDKKVPAFDKLLVKLGMHFLNETADDATLTMRINQVVIHENYDQETKVNNIAIVTLESPVKFTDRISTVCLPKACHRGDSSGYALTLGWGNAKEGERNSDVLRQTNVEMASNQWCTETHMRRNELADHMMCAIATREFCQNYDGGPLILREFLVTQDCPWVQFGILIHASGCSGRDEPSVYTRLTSFWTWIDDKVNP